A region from the Coffea eugenioides isolate CCC68of chromosome 9, Ceug_1.0, whole genome shotgun sequence genome encodes:
- the LOC113782999 gene encoding CBL-interacting serine/threonine-protein kinase 23 isoform X5 has product MKMASSRSSGGSGGFGASKTRVGRYELGKTLGEGTFAKVKFARNIETGENVAIKILDKEKILKHKMIGQIKREISTMKLIRHPNVIRMFEVMASKTKIYIVLEFVTGGELFDKIATKGRLKEDEARKYFQQLINAVDYCHSRGVCHRDLKPENLLLDANGVLKVSDFGLSALPQQVREDGLLHTTCGTPNYVAPEVINNKGYDGAKADLWSCGVILFVLMAGYLPFEESNLLSLYKKIFKAEFTCPPWFSSSAKRLVKRILDPNPQTRITIAELIENDWFKKGYQPPVFEQEEVSLDDVDSVFDESAESQNLVVERREEHPTTPLTMNAFELISTSQGLNLSSLFEKHMGFVKRETRFTSKRPANEIISKIEEAAVPLGFGVKKNNYKMKLQAEKTGRKGHLSVATEIYEVAPSLFMVELRKAGGDTLEFHKVRFTKISSICDLK; this is encoded by the exons ATGAAGATGGCATCATCAAGATCAAGCGGAGGTAGCGGTGGGTTCGGTGCTTCGAAGACAAGAGTAGGAAGGTACGAGCTGGGAAAAACATTAGGGGAGGGGACTTTTGCTAAGGTGAAGTTTGCAAGAAATATAGAGACGGGTGAGAATGTGGCCATCAAGATTCTCGACAAAGAGAAGATTCTCAAACACAAAATGATCGGTCAG ATTAAACGTGAAATATCAACTATGAAGTTAATCAGGCATCCAAATGTCATCCGCATGTTTGAG GTCATGGCGAGCAAGACCAAGATATATATTGTGCTTGAATTTGTCACAGGTGGTGAACTCTTTGACAAAATT GCTACTAAAGGTAGGCTTAAAGAAGATGAAGCAAGAAAGTATTTTCAGCAGCTAATTAATGCTGTAGATTATTGTCACAGCAGAGGTGTATGTCATAGGGACCTCAAG CCAGAAAACTTGTTGCTGGATGCAAATGGAGTTCTTAAAGTCTCAGATTTTGGATTAAGTGCACTGCCTCAGCAAGTTCGA GAAGATGGTTTACTACATACAACATGTGGAACACCAAATTATGTTGCTCCCGAG GTGATCAACAATAAAGGTTATGATGGTGCTAAAGCAGATTTGTGGTCTTGTGGCGTAATTCTTTTTGTCCTTATGGCTGGCTACCTGCCTTTTGAAGAATCAAATCTCTTGTCATTGTATAAAAAG ATCTTTAAGGCTGAATTCACATGTCCTCCATGGTTCTCTTCGAGTGCGAAAAGGCTGGTCAAGAGAATTCTGGACCCTAATCCCCAAACG CGTATTACAATTGCTGAGCTCATTGAGAACGATTGGTTCAAGAAAGGATATCAACCACCTGTTTTTGAACAAGAGGAAGTTAGTCTCGATGATGTGGATTCTGTTTTTGATGAATCTGCA GAGTCCCAAAACCTTGTTGTGGAGAGACGGGAAGAACATCCAACTACTCCATTAACTATGAATGCCTTTGAGCTTATCTCAACATCTCAGGGTCTCAACCTTAGTTCTCTTTTTGAAAAACATATG GGGTTTGTTAAACGGGAAACGAGATTCACATCTAAGCGTCCTGCTAatgaaataatttcaaaaattgagGAAGCTGCTGTTCCTCTGGGATTTGGAGTGAAGAAAAATAACTACAAG ATGAAGCTCCAAGCAGAGAAGACAGGACGCAAGGGCCATTTATCTGTTGCGACAGAG ATATATGAGGTGGCTCCTTCACTCTTCATGGTTGAGCTTCGCAAGGCTGGAGGAGATACTTTGGAATTTCACAAGGTTAGGTTCACAAAAATAAGCAGCATCTGCGACTTGAAGTAA
- the LOC113782999 gene encoding CBL-interacting serine/threonine-protein kinase 23 isoform X2: MKMASSRSSGGSGGFGASKTRVGRYELGKTLGEGTFAKVKFARNIETGENVAIKILDKEKILKHKMIGQIKREISTMKLIRHPNVIRMFEVMASKTKIYIVLEFVTGGELFDKIATKGRLKEDEARKYFQQLINAVDYCHSRGVCHRDLKPENLLLDANGVLKVSDFGLSALPQQVREDGLLHTTCGTPNYVAPEVINNKGYDGAKADLWSCGVILFVLMAGYLPFEESNLLSLYKKIFKAEFTCPPWFSSSAKRLVKRILDPNPQTRITIAELIENDWFKKGYQPPVFEQEEVSLDDVDSVFDESAESQNLVVERREEHPTTPLTMNAFELISTSQGLNLSSLFEKHMGFVKRETRFTSKRPANEIISKIEEAAVPLGFGVKKNNYKMKLQAEKTGRKGHLSVATEIYEVAPSLFMVELRKAGGDTLEFHKFYKNLSTGLKDIVWKTGDEAKEELNDEPRNN, encoded by the exons ATGAAGATGGCATCATCAAGATCAAGCGGAGGTAGCGGTGGGTTCGGTGCTTCGAAGACAAGAGTAGGAAGGTACGAGCTGGGAAAAACATTAGGGGAGGGGACTTTTGCTAAGGTGAAGTTTGCAAGAAATATAGAGACGGGTGAGAATGTGGCCATCAAGATTCTCGACAAAGAGAAGATTCTCAAACACAAAATGATCGGTCAG ATTAAACGTGAAATATCAACTATGAAGTTAATCAGGCATCCAAATGTCATCCGCATGTTTGAG GTCATGGCGAGCAAGACCAAGATATATATTGTGCTTGAATTTGTCACAGGTGGTGAACTCTTTGACAAAATT GCTACTAAAGGTAGGCTTAAAGAAGATGAAGCAAGAAAGTATTTTCAGCAGCTAATTAATGCTGTAGATTATTGTCACAGCAGAGGTGTATGTCATAGGGACCTCAAG CCAGAAAACTTGTTGCTGGATGCAAATGGAGTTCTTAAAGTCTCAGATTTTGGATTAAGTGCACTGCCTCAGCAAGTTCGA GAAGATGGTTTACTACATACAACATGTGGAACACCAAATTATGTTGCTCCCGAG GTGATCAACAATAAAGGTTATGATGGTGCTAAAGCAGATTTGTGGTCTTGTGGCGTAATTCTTTTTGTCCTTATGGCTGGCTACCTGCCTTTTGAAGAATCAAATCTCTTGTCATTGTATAAAAAG ATCTTTAAGGCTGAATTCACATGTCCTCCATGGTTCTCTTCGAGTGCGAAAAGGCTGGTCAAGAGAATTCTGGACCCTAATCCCCAAACG CGTATTACAATTGCTGAGCTCATTGAGAACGATTGGTTCAAGAAAGGATATCAACCACCTGTTTTTGAACAAGAGGAAGTTAGTCTCGATGATGTGGATTCTGTTTTTGATGAATCTGCA GAGTCCCAAAACCTTGTTGTGGAGAGACGGGAAGAACATCCAACTACTCCATTAACTATGAATGCCTTTGAGCTTATCTCAACATCTCAGGGTCTCAACCTTAGTTCTCTTTTTGAAAAACATATG GGGTTTGTTAAACGGGAAACGAGATTCACATCTAAGCGTCCTGCTAatgaaataatttcaaaaattgagGAAGCTGCTGTTCCTCTGGGATTTGGAGTGAAGAAAAATAACTACAAG ATGAAGCTCCAAGCAGAGAAGACAGGACGCAAGGGCCATTTATCTGTTGCGACAGAG ATATATGAGGTGGCTCCTTCACTCTTCATGGTTGAGCTTCGCAAGGCTGGAGGAGATACTTTGGAATTTCACAAG TTCTACAAGAACCTTTCAACTGGGTTGAAGGATATAGTGTGGAAAACCGGGGATGAAGCAAAGGAGGAACTGAATGATG AGCCTAGAAATAATTGA
- the LOC113782999 gene encoding CBL-interacting serine/threonine-protein kinase 23 isoform X4: MKMASSRSSGGSGGFGASKTRVGRYELGKTLGEGTFAKVKFARNIETGENVAIKILDKEKILKHKMIGQIKREISTMKLIRHPNVIRMFEVMASKTKIYIVLEFVTGGELFDKIATKGRLKEDEARKYFQQLINAVDYCHSRGVCHRDLKPENLLLDANGVLKVSDFGLSALPQQVREDGLLHTTCGTPNYVAPEVINNKGYDGAKADLWSCGVILFVLMAGYLPFEESNLLSLYKKIFKAEFTCPPWFSSSAKRLVKRILDPNPQTRITIAELIENDWFKKGYQPPVFEQEEVSLDDVDSVFDESAESQNLVVERREEHPTTPLTMNAFELISTSQGLNLSSLFEKHMGFVKRETRFTSKRPANEIISKIEEAAVPLGFGVKKNNYKMKLQAEKTGRKGHLSVATEIYEAIYLLQQRYMRWLLHSSWLSFARLEEILWNFTRLGSQK; the protein is encoded by the exons ATGAAGATGGCATCATCAAGATCAAGCGGAGGTAGCGGTGGGTTCGGTGCTTCGAAGACAAGAGTAGGAAGGTACGAGCTGGGAAAAACATTAGGGGAGGGGACTTTTGCTAAGGTGAAGTTTGCAAGAAATATAGAGACGGGTGAGAATGTGGCCATCAAGATTCTCGACAAAGAGAAGATTCTCAAACACAAAATGATCGGTCAG ATTAAACGTGAAATATCAACTATGAAGTTAATCAGGCATCCAAATGTCATCCGCATGTTTGAG GTCATGGCGAGCAAGACCAAGATATATATTGTGCTTGAATTTGTCACAGGTGGTGAACTCTTTGACAAAATT GCTACTAAAGGTAGGCTTAAAGAAGATGAAGCAAGAAAGTATTTTCAGCAGCTAATTAATGCTGTAGATTATTGTCACAGCAGAGGTGTATGTCATAGGGACCTCAAG CCAGAAAACTTGTTGCTGGATGCAAATGGAGTTCTTAAAGTCTCAGATTTTGGATTAAGTGCACTGCCTCAGCAAGTTCGA GAAGATGGTTTACTACATACAACATGTGGAACACCAAATTATGTTGCTCCCGAG GTGATCAACAATAAAGGTTATGATGGTGCTAAAGCAGATTTGTGGTCTTGTGGCGTAATTCTTTTTGTCCTTATGGCTGGCTACCTGCCTTTTGAAGAATCAAATCTCTTGTCATTGTATAAAAAG ATCTTTAAGGCTGAATTCACATGTCCTCCATGGTTCTCTTCGAGTGCGAAAAGGCTGGTCAAGAGAATTCTGGACCCTAATCCCCAAACG CGTATTACAATTGCTGAGCTCATTGAGAACGATTGGTTCAAGAAAGGATATCAACCACCTGTTTTTGAACAAGAGGAAGTTAGTCTCGATGATGTGGATTCTGTTTTTGATGAATCTGCA GAGTCCCAAAACCTTGTTGTGGAGAGACGGGAAGAACATCCAACTACTCCATTAACTATGAATGCCTTTGAGCTTATCTCAACATCTCAGGGTCTCAACCTTAGTTCTCTTTTTGAAAAACATATG GGGTTTGTTAAACGGGAAACGAGATTCACATCTAAGCGTCCTGCTAatgaaataatttcaaaaattgagGAAGCTGCTGTTCCTCTGGGATTTGGAGTGAAGAAAAATAACTACAAG ATGAAGCTCCAAGCAGAGAAGACAGGACGCAAGGGCCATTTATCTGTTGCGACAGAG ATATATGAGGCCATTTATCTGTTGCAACAGAG ATATATGAGGTGGCTCCTTCACTCTTCATGGTTGAGCTTCGCAAGGCTGGAGGAGATACTTTGGAATTTCACAAGGTTAGGTTCACAAAAATAA
- the LOC113782999 gene encoding CBL-interacting serine/threonine-protein kinase 23 isoform X3, whose translation MKMASSRSSGGSGGFGASKTRVGRYELGKTLGEGTFAKVKFARNIETGENVAIKILDKEKILKHKMIGQIKREISTMKLIRHPNVIRMFEVMASKTKIYIVLEFVTGGELFDKIATKGRLKEDEARKYFQQLINAVDYCHSRGVCHRDLKPENLLLDANGVLKVSDFGLSALPQQVREDGLLHTTCGTPNYVAPEVINNKGYDGAKADLWSCGVILFVLMAGYLPFEESNLLSLYKKIFKAEFTCPPWFSSSAKRLVKRILDPNPQTRITIAELIENDWFKKGYQPPVFEQEEVSLDDVDSVFDESAESQNLVVERREEHPTTPLTMNAFELISTSQGLNLSSLFEKHMGFVKRETRFTSKRPANEIISKIEEAAVPLGFGVKKNNYKMKLQAEKTGRKGHLSVATEIYEAIYLLQQRYMRWLLHSSWLSFARLEEILWNFTRHTSTYTCLFKWL comes from the exons ATGAAGATGGCATCATCAAGATCAAGCGGAGGTAGCGGTGGGTTCGGTGCTTCGAAGACAAGAGTAGGAAGGTACGAGCTGGGAAAAACATTAGGGGAGGGGACTTTTGCTAAGGTGAAGTTTGCAAGAAATATAGAGACGGGTGAGAATGTGGCCATCAAGATTCTCGACAAAGAGAAGATTCTCAAACACAAAATGATCGGTCAG ATTAAACGTGAAATATCAACTATGAAGTTAATCAGGCATCCAAATGTCATCCGCATGTTTGAG GTCATGGCGAGCAAGACCAAGATATATATTGTGCTTGAATTTGTCACAGGTGGTGAACTCTTTGACAAAATT GCTACTAAAGGTAGGCTTAAAGAAGATGAAGCAAGAAAGTATTTTCAGCAGCTAATTAATGCTGTAGATTATTGTCACAGCAGAGGTGTATGTCATAGGGACCTCAAG CCAGAAAACTTGTTGCTGGATGCAAATGGAGTTCTTAAAGTCTCAGATTTTGGATTAAGTGCACTGCCTCAGCAAGTTCGA GAAGATGGTTTACTACATACAACATGTGGAACACCAAATTATGTTGCTCCCGAG GTGATCAACAATAAAGGTTATGATGGTGCTAAAGCAGATTTGTGGTCTTGTGGCGTAATTCTTTTTGTCCTTATGGCTGGCTACCTGCCTTTTGAAGAATCAAATCTCTTGTCATTGTATAAAAAG ATCTTTAAGGCTGAATTCACATGTCCTCCATGGTTCTCTTCGAGTGCGAAAAGGCTGGTCAAGAGAATTCTGGACCCTAATCCCCAAACG CGTATTACAATTGCTGAGCTCATTGAGAACGATTGGTTCAAGAAAGGATATCAACCACCTGTTTTTGAACAAGAGGAAGTTAGTCTCGATGATGTGGATTCTGTTTTTGATGAATCTGCA GAGTCCCAAAACCTTGTTGTGGAGAGACGGGAAGAACATCCAACTACTCCATTAACTATGAATGCCTTTGAGCTTATCTCAACATCTCAGGGTCTCAACCTTAGTTCTCTTTTTGAAAAACATATG GGGTTTGTTAAACGGGAAACGAGATTCACATCTAAGCGTCCTGCTAatgaaataatttcaaaaattgagGAAGCTGCTGTTCCTCTGGGATTTGGAGTGAAGAAAAATAACTACAAG ATGAAGCTCCAAGCAGAGAAGACAGGACGCAAGGGCCATTTATCTGTTGCGACAGAG ATATATGAGGCCATTTATCTGTTGCAACAGAG ATATATGAGGTGGCTCCTTCACTCTTCATGGTTGAGCTTCGCAAGGCTGGAGGAGATACTTTGGAATTTCACAAG GCACACAAGCACATACACGTGCTTATTTAAGTGGCTTTAA
- the LOC113782999 gene encoding CBL-interacting serine/threonine-protein kinase 23 isoform X1, with translation MKMASSRSSGGSGGFGASKTRVGRYELGKTLGEGTFAKVKFARNIETGENVAIKILDKEKILKHKMIGQIKREISTMKLIRHPNVIRMFEVMASKTKIYIVLEFVTGGELFDKIATKGRLKEDEARKYFQQLINAVDYCHSRGVCHRDLKPENLLLDANGVLKVSDFGLSALPQQVREDGLLHTTCGTPNYVAPEVINNKGYDGAKADLWSCGVILFVLMAGYLPFEESNLLSLYKKIFKAEFTCPPWFSSSAKRLVKRILDPNPQTRITIAELIENDWFKKGYQPPVFEQEEVSLDDVDSVFDESAESQNLVVERREEHPTTPLTMNAFELISTSQGLNLSSLFEKHMGFVKRETRFTSKRPANEIISKIEEAAVPLGFGVKKNNYKMKLQAEKTGRKGHLSVATEIYEVAPSLFMVELRKAGGDTLEFHKFYKNLSTGLKDIVWKTGDEAKEELNDGVAGISASSSS, from the exons ATGAAGATGGCATCATCAAGATCAAGCGGAGGTAGCGGTGGGTTCGGTGCTTCGAAGACAAGAGTAGGAAGGTACGAGCTGGGAAAAACATTAGGGGAGGGGACTTTTGCTAAGGTGAAGTTTGCAAGAAATATAGAGACGGGTGAGAATGTGGCCATCAAGATTCTCGACAAAGAGAAGATTCTCAAACACAAAATGATCGGTCAG ATTAAACGTGAAATATCAACTATGAAGTTAATCAGGCATCCAAATGTCATCCGCATGTTTGAG GTCATGGCGAGCAAGACCAAGATATATATTGTGCTTGAATTTGTCACAGGTGGTGAACTCTTTGACAAAATT GCTACTAAAGGTAGGCTTAAAGAAGATGAAGCAAGAAAGTATTTTCAGCAGCTAATTAATGCTGTAGATTATTGTCACAGCAGAGGTGTATGTCATAGGGACCTCAAG CCAGAAAACTTGTTGCTGGATGCAAATGGAGTTCTTAAAGTCTCAGATTTTGGATTAAGTGCACTGCCTCAGCAAGTTCGA GAAGATGGTTTACTACATACAACATGTGGAACACCAAATTATGTTGCTCCCGAG GTGATCAACAATAAAGGTTATGATGGTGCTAAAGCAGATTTGTGGTCTTGTGGCGTAATTCTTTTTGTCCTTATGGCTGGCTACCTGCCTTTTGAAGAATCAAATCTCTTGTCATTGTATAAAAAG ATCTTTAAGGCTGAATTCACATGTCCTCCATGGTTCTCTTCGAGTGCGAAAAGGCTGGTCAAGAGAATTCTGGACCCTAATCCCCAAACG CGTATTACAATTGCTGAGCTCATTGAGAACGATTGGTTCAAGAAAGGATATCAACCACCTGTTTTTGAACAAGAGGAAGTTAGTCTCGATGATGTGGATTCTGTTTTTGATGAATCTGCA GAGTCCCAAAACCTTGTTGTGGAGAGACGGGAAGAACATCCAACTACTCCATTAACTATGAATGCCTTTGAGCTTATCTCAACATCTCAGGGTCTCAACCTTAGTTCTCTTTTTGAAAAACATATG GGGTTTGTTAAACGGGAAACGAGATTCACATCTAAGCGTCCTGCTAatgaaataatttcaaaaattgagGAAGCTGCTGTTCCTCTGGGATTTGGAGTGAAGAAAAATAACTACAAG ATGAAGCTCCAAGCAGAGAAGACAGGACGCAAGGGCCATTTATCTGTTGCGACAGAG ATATATGAGGTGGCTCCTTCACTCTTCATGGTTGAGCTTCGCAAGGCTGGAGGAGATACTTTGGAATTTCACAAG TTCTACAAGAACCTTTCAACTGGGTTGAAGGATATAGTGTGGAAAACCGGGGATGAAGCAAAGGAGGAACTGAATGATG GGGTTGCTGGCATCTCAGCGTCGTCATCATCTTGA
- the LOC113782999 gene encoding CBL-interacting serine/threonine-protein kinase 23 isoform X7 gives MKMASSRSSGGSGGFGASKTRVGRYELGKTLGEGTFAKVKFARNIETGENVAIKILDKEKILKHKMIGQIKREISTMKLIRHPNVIRMFEVMASKTKIYIVLEFVTGGELFDKIATKGRLKEDEARKYFQQLINAVDYCHSRGVCHRDLKPENLLLDANGVLKVSDFGLSALPQQVREDGLLHTTCGTPNYVAPEVINNKGYDGAKADLWSCGVILFVLMAGYLPFEESNLLSLYKKIFKAEFTCPPWFSSSAKRLVKRILDPNPQTESQNLVVERREEHPTTPLTMNAFELISTSQGLNLSSLFEKHMGFVKRETRFTSKRPANEIISKIEEAAVPLGFGVKKNNYKMKLQAEKTGRKGHLSVATEIYEVAPSLFMVELRKAGGDTLEFHKFYKNLSTGLKDIVWKTGDEAKEELNDGVAGISASSSS, from the exons ATGAAGATGGCATCATCAAGATCAAGCGGAGGTAGCGGTGGGTTCGGTGCTTCGAAGACAAGAGTAGGAAGGTACGAGCTGGGAAAAACATTAGGGGAGGGGACTTTTGCTAAGGTGAAGTTTGCAAGAAATATAGAGACGGGTGAGAATGTGGCCATCAAGATTCTCGACAAAGAGAAGATTCTCAAACACAAAATGATCGGTCAG ATTAAACGTGAAATATCAACTATGAAGTTAATCAGGCATCCAAATGTCATCCGCATGTTTGAG GTCATGGCGAGCAAGACCAAGATATATATTGTGCTTGAATTTGTCACAGGTGGTGAACTCTTTGACAAAATT GCTACTAAAGGTAGGCTTAAAGAAGATGAAGCAAGAAAGTATTTTCAGCAGCTAATTAATGCTGTAGATTATTGTCACAGCAGAGGTGTATGTCATAGGGACCTCAAG CCAGAAAACTTGTTGCTGGATGCAAATGGAGTTCTTAAAGTCTCAGATTTTGGATTAAGTGCACTGCCTCAGCAAGTTCGA GAAGATGGTTTACTACATACAACATGTGGAACACCAAATTATGTTGCTCCCGAG GTGATCAACAATAAAGGTTATGATGGTGCTAAAGCAGATTTGTGGTCTTGTGGCGTAATTCTTTTTGTCCTTATGGCTGGCTACCTGCCTTTTGAAGAATCAAATCTCTTGTCATTGTATAAAAAG ATCTTTAAGGCTGAATTCACATGTCCTCCATGGTTCTCTTCGAGTGCGAAAAGGCTGGTCAAGAGAATTCTGGACCCTAATCCCCAAACG GAGTCCCAAAACCTTGTTGTGGAGAGACGGGAAGAACATCCAACTACTCCATTAACTATGAATGCCTTTGAGCTTATCTCAACATCTCAGGGTCTCAACCTTAGTTCTCTTTTTGAAAAACATATG GGGTTTGTTAAACGGGAAACGAGATTCACATCTAAGCGTCCTGCTAatgaaataatttcaaaaattgagGAAGCTGCTGTTCCTCTGGGATTTGGAGTGAAGAAAAATAACTACAAG ATGAAGCTCCAAGCAGAGAAGACAGGACGCAAGGGCCATTTATCTGTTGCGACAGAG ATATATGAGGTGGCTCCTTCACTCTTCATGGTTGAGCTTCGCAAGGCTGGAGGAGATACTTTGGAATTTCACAAG TTCTACAAGAACCTTTCAACTGGGTTGAAGGATATAGTGTGGAAAACCGGGGATGAAGCAAAGGAGGAACTGAATGATG GGGTTGCTGGCATCTCAGCGTCGTCATCATCTTGA
- the LOC113782999 gene encoding CBL-interacting serine/threonine-protein kinase 23 isoform X6, whose translation MKMASSRSSGGSGGFGASKTRVGRYELGKTLGEGTFAKVKFARNIETGENVAIKILDKEKILKHKMIGQIKREISTMKLIRHPNVIRMFEVMASKTKIYIVLEFVTGGELFDKIATKGRLKEDEARKYFQQLINAVDYCHSRGVCHRDLKPENLLLDANGVLKVSDFGLSALPQQVREDGLLHTTCGTPNYVAPEVINNKGYDGAKADLWSCGVILFVLMAGYLPFEESNLLSLYKKIFKAEFTCPPWFSSSAKRLVKRILDPNPQTRITIAELIENDWFKKGYQPPVFEQEEVSLDDVDSVFDESAESQNLVVERREEHPTTPLTMNAFELISTSQGLNLSSLFEKHMGFVKRETRFTSKRPANEIISKIEEAAVPLGFGVKKNNYKMKLQAEKTGRKGHLSVATEIYEVAPSLFMVELRKAGGDTLEFHKAHKHIHVLI comes from the exons ATGAAGATGGCATCATCAAGATCAAGCGGAGGTAGCGGTGGGTTCGGTGCTTCGAAGACAAGAGTAGGAAGGTACGAGCTGGGAAAAACATTAGGGGAGGGGACTTTTGCTAAGGTGAAGTTTGCAAGAAATATAGAGACGGGTGAGAATGTGGCCATCAAGATTCTCGACAAAGAGAAGATTCTCAAACACAAAATGATCGGTCAG ATTAAACGTGAAATATCAACTATGAAGTTAATCAGGCATCCAAATGTCATCCGCATGTTTGAG GTCATGGCGAGCAAGACCAAGATATATATTGTGCTTGAATTTGTCACAGGTGGTGAACTCTTTGACAAAATT GCTACTAAAGGTAGGCTTAAAGAAGATGAAGCAAGAAAGTATTTTCAGCAGCTAATTAATGCTGTAGATTATTGTCACAGCAGAGGTGTATGTCATAGGGACCTCAAG CCAGAAAACTTGTTGCTGGATGCAAATGGAGTTCTTAAAGTCTCAGATTTTGGATTAAGTGCACTGCCTCAGCAAGTTCGA GAAGATGGTTTACTACATACAACATGTGGAACACCAAATTATGTTGCTCCCGAG GTGATCAACAATAAAGGTTATGATGGTGCTAAAGCAGATTTGTGGTCTTGTGGCGTAATTCTTTTTGTCCTTATGGCTGGCTACCTGCCTTTTGAAGAATCAAATCTCTTGTCATTGTATAAAAAG ATCTTTAAGGCTGAATTCACATGTCCTCCATGGTTCTCTTCGAGTGCGAAAAGGCTGGTCAAGAGAATTCTGGACCCTAATCCCCAAACG CGTATTACAATTGCTGAGCTCATTGAGAACGATTGGTTCAAGAAAGGATATCAACCACCTGTTTTTGAACAAGAGGAAGTTAGTCTCGATGATGTGGATTCTGTTTTTGATGAATCTGCA GAGTCCCAAAACCTTGTTGTGGAGAGACGGGAAGAACATCCAACTACTCCATTAACTATGAATGCCTTTGAGCTTATCTCAACATCTCAGGGTCTCAACCTTAGTTCTCTTTTTGAAAAACATATG GGGTTTGTTAAACGGGAAACGAGATTCACATCTAAGCGTCCTGCTAatgaaataatttcaaaaattgagGAAGCTGCTGTTCCTCTGGGATTTGGAGTGAAGAAAAATAACTACAAG ATGAAGCTCCAAGCAGAGAAGACAGGACGCAAGGGCCATTTATCTGTTGCGACAGAG ATATATGAGGTGGCTCCTTCACTCTTCATGGTTGAGCTTCGCAAGGCTGGAGGAGATACTTTGGAATTTCACAAG GCACACAAGCACATACACGTGCTTATTTAA